In Synechococcus sp. CB0101, a genomic segment contains:
- a CDS encoding YcgJ family protein — MRRQTLTLAAALPLVIGGASIAQPAGLSYPRAGVVCDSVGKVCYDSYGPSIGITSDVYGKKAANHLSKNLSPSNNRDFRLSTGQACSVAKRTCWNDGWAERVVAPGLTKQLFGSNLRPGQAQVARDTGLCSLSRSGQRVYDGPCLLKQVRQGGQNRYEVQLQNGNNYAFQQIGGQFQIRDRFGGTWPVTFIDHGNTGIFRFGDYKLVATQENSNRNTNGNRDAAVGNALGNLLNALFQ, encoded by the coding sequence ATGCGCCGACAGACGCTGACCCTTGCCGCTGCTCTGCCCCTGGTGATCGGCGGGGCAAGCATCGCCCAACCCGCCGGCCTCAGCTACCCGCGCGCTGGTGTGGTGTGCGATTCGGTCGGCAAGGTTTGCTACGACAGCTACGGCCCCTCGATCGGCATCACCTCAGACGTCTACGGCAAGAAGGCTGCCAATCATCTCTCGAAAAATCTCAGCCCGTCGAACAACCGCGACTTCCGGCTCAGCACTGGCCAGGCCTGCAGTGTGGCCAAGCGCACCTGCTGGAACGATGGCTGGGCCGAACGGGTGGTAGCCCCCGGCCTAACCAAGCAGCTCTTCGGCTCAAACCTGCGGCCAGGCCAGGCCCAGGTGGCCCGAGACACGGGGCTCTGCAGCCTGAGCCGCAGCGGCCAACGTGTGTATGACGGGCCATGTCTGCTGAAGCAAGTGCGCCAAGGCGGCCAAAACCGCTACGAGGTGCAACTGCAGAACGGCAACAACTACGCCTTCCAGCAGATCGGCGGGCAGTTCCAGATCCGTGATAGATTCGGCGGCACCTGGCCGGTGACTTTCATCGACCACGGCAACACCGGCATCTTCCGCTTCGGCGATTACAAGCTGGTGGCCACCCAGGAAAACTCCAACCGCAACACCAACGGCAACCGCGATGCCGCCGTGGGCAATGCGCTCGGCAACCTGCTCAATGCCCTGTTCCAATAA
- a CDS encoding PliI family lysozyme inhibitor of I-type lysozyme encodes MVTAKHLLPVLMLGVLSSAAIAAQQVTTLTLQGVTFKVQVKGEGTEKQVVVKASEAGHSFPVVKRDVMGSITGSEVEDLNSDGRPDLFVYVTSPGSGSYGSVLPWSASKGHTLQPITMPELSGKFAQGYMGHDQFAVVETTLVRRFPVYRPGDSNAKPTGGTKQISYRLVSVGSDLQLKPVSETMFQ; translated from the coding sequence ATGGTCACAGCAAAGCATCTGCTTCCTGTTCTGATGCTTGGAGTGCTGAGCAGCGCTGCCATTGCCGCACAACAGGTAACCACGCTGACGCTCCAAGGCGTCACCTTCAAAGTGCAGGTCAAAGGCGAGGGCACCGAAAAGCAAGTGGTCGTGAAGGCCAGCGAGGCTGGCCACAGCTTCCCAGTGGTGAAGCGCGACGTGATGGGCTCGATCACTGGCAGCGAAGTGGAAGACCTCAACAGCGATGGACGCCCCGACCTCTTCGTCTATGTGACGAGCCCAGGCAGCGGCAGCTACGGCTCAGTGTTGCCCTGGAGTGCAAGCAAAGGCCACACACTCCAACCGATCACGATGCCGGAGCTGAGTGGGAAGTTTGCACAGGGCTACATGGGTCACGATCAGTTCGCCGTGGTGGAGACCACACTGGTGCGTCGCTTCCCTGTGTATCGCCCAGGCGATAGCAACGCAAAACCGACAGGCGGCACCAAGCAAATCAGCTACAGACTAGTGAGCGTTGGATCAGACTTACAGCTCAAGCCAGTTAGCGAAACGATGTTTCAGTAG
- a CDS encoding autotransporter domain-containing protein, with protein MKPHIPITAWIPIAALAGIAANAPQSLAQTASATYNGVTYQVTSREDSYPKNNQEAPWLGDQAMAEALAKAFTTQLGTGSGRRKAFPSSGTNNGPSFIYEIVPSGNASLADAKGWEWSTLYNQAVQEGHSVNPFTGRTRSSASVYGATIEFAILVNSFPTASSITPSGNTTSGNGNNLSSNLGGTLLPQFEGGTLTIDQQGATFQQDFTLDNSTTNAIDANGNNGAFNGVISNAANALQGGIGLINSALGTNNTITLTNINSFTGPTTIGERVVLALRDGGSISESSAIEIKRGGRLNIDYRANSAFADKETRLQNVSGLGDLQPNTPIEVAITQDSTFDGRIQGIANIRKTGGSTWTLTSNQNSLRGSSHGNFSIESGKVALTGSLGAGSVTVSPGAELETGSASVITGDLINLGTLSISPGVAVGTLTIDGNFGQLSQGRLNIEVDGSNSDLLLLKGASRAIALGGELNISNVPGTTITSGKSYTAIRVPAGTQGGEASLNTTFGVIGSSGYNFVRETDPEFSKLDGGQAQPCDPGDPASCTELRFGWIQLAPPKKDTGASKGAKTPEALPTSLKTGKQTISKVKQTGGAITTASAGNSKLNNRTCAANTGSNAGCKQINKEGSGLTSSNNNSVMIAKQIDAGSSSVQAAVVQGISGGKPIISQSGVQTGYTTSQIKQAKVTPDFVEVSSEIFPISTRQQLNQALHSISAEPYASMQSVALEAMEQFRANTLALTSGTKAISIIAEEMVCTTAGNVEPGADGAQQPQPDCKPRTVKKLTPWSLLIDGTNTQATLNGTNDLASLDYNIFSSSYGLQYDFNRNWSAGAAFGYGRANLYNYEYADVRIDSSTYSGAAWGIYRPSESWKFTALAGYMNLQYESDRNINLGGLNRTASANWSGNGFTAALAAEYDWVISSDKTSRSAVRIKPNTFFSYALHNQGAFSETGADSLNLALNSHTADSLIYGIGFQIETPIITGKSSRLIPRLSLGYEYDFNGDSNEEHQLTASFAEVPALGSIDVLGQNRGANALDVGLSLEYETSETLSLYAGVGGAFWSNGNELSYGGGLKLRW; from the coding sequence ATGAAACCGCATATACCCATCACGGCATGGATACCCATTGCGGCATTGGCAGGCATAGCAGCTAATGCACCACAATCATTAGCCCAAACAGCGAGCGCAACTTATAACGGAGTCACCTATCAGGTGACATCAAGAGAAGATAGCTATCCCAAAAACAATCAGGAAGCGCCTTGGCTAGGTGACCAAGCAATGGCTGAAGCGCTTGCGAAAGCATTCACAACGCAACTAGGGACCGGCTCAGGAAGACGCAAAGCGTTTCCAAGCAGCGGAACAAACAACGGGCCATCATTCATTTATGAAATCGTTCCTAGTGGCAATGCAAGCCTCGCCGATGCCAAAGGGTGGGAGTGGTCGACTTTATACAACCAAGCCGTCCAAGAGGGGCACAGCGTCAATCCATTCACAGGCAGAACAAGATCATCGGCATCTGTCTATGGCGCCACGATTGAATTTGCGATACTGGTCAACTCATTCCCGACAGCCTCTTCGATTACGCCGAGTGGCAATACAACGAGCGGGAACGGAAACAACCTATCGTCAAATCTTGGCGGCACACTTCTGCCACAATTTGAAGGTGGCACCCTAACGATTGACCAACAGGGGGCCACATTCCAACAAGACTTCACACTCGACAACTCGACGACAAATGCCATTGATGCCAATGGCAACAATGGCGCATTCAACGGCGTGATCAGCAATGCAGCCAATGCCTTACAAGGTGGAATTGGATTGATCAACTCAGCGTTGGGAACCAACAACACAATTACACTTACGAATATCAACTCATTCACGGGACCAACGACGATTGGCGAGCGTGTCGTGCTCGCCCTTCGCGACGGTGGCTCGATTTCCGAGTCCTCAGCGATCGAGATCAAGAGAGGGGGCAGGCTAAACATCGACTATCGAGCAAACAGCGCATTTGCCGACAAAGAAACTAGGCTGCAAAACGTAAGCGGACTTGGCGACCTTCAGCCCAACACTCCAATCGAGGTAGCGATCACACAAGATTCCACTTTTGATGGAAGAATTCAGGGTATTGCCAACATTCGCAAAACAGGAGGTAGCACGTGGACACTGACAAGCAATCAAAACAGCCTACGAGGCTCTAGCCATGGAAACTTTTCAATCGAAAGCGGAAAAGTAGCACTCACAGGATCGCTAGGAGCGGGCTCAGTGACGGTTTCCCCCGGCGCTGAGTTAGAGACAGGTTCAGCCTCTGTCATTACTGGAGACCTCATCAATCTGGGGACCCTATCCATCTCACCAGGCGTCGCAGTAGGTACACTAACGATAGACGGCAACTTTGGGCAACTCTCACAAGGAAGACTGAACATTGAAGTTGACGGTTCGAACAGCGATTTACTGCTTCTCAAAGGCGCCAGTCGTGCGATCGCACTTGGGGGCGAGCTAAACATCAGCAATGTACCAGGCACGACCATTACTTCCGGAAAAAGCTACACCGCCATTAGAGTTCCTGCAGGCACACAGGGTGGCGAGGCGAGTCTTAACACAACCTTTGGCGTCATTGGTTCATCCGGCTATAACTTCGTTAGAGAGACAGATCCTGAGTTCAGTAAGCTAGATGGCGGCCAAGCACAACCTTGTGATCCTGGCGATCCGGCCAGTTGCACCGAACTACGTTTTGGCTGGATTCAGCTAGCTCCACCAAAGAAAGATACAGGAGCCAGCAAAGGAGCCAAAACCCCTGAAGCTCTGCCCACGAGTTTAAAAACAGGAAAGCAAACAATTTCGAAGGTTAAGCAGACAGGGGGCGCGATCACAACGGCCAGCGCAGGTAATTCTAAGCTCAATAACAGGACGTGCGCTGCCAATACTGGCTCCAACGCTGGTTGCAAACAGATCAACAAGGAAGGAAGCGGACTCACATCTAGCAACAACAACAGCGTCATGATCGCCAAGCAGATTGACGCCGGATCATCATCTGTACAAGCAGCAGTTGTGCAAGGCATATCAGGTGGCAAGCCGATTATCAGCCAGAGCGGTGTCCAGACCGGCTACACAACTAGCCAAATAAAACAAGCGAAAGTAACACCCGACTTTGTAGAGGTTTCCTCGGAAATCTTCCCGATCTCCACCCGGCAGCAGCTCAACCAAGCTCTCCACTCCATCTCGGCTGAACCCTATGCCTCCATGCAATCGGTGGCACTGGAGGCCATGGAGCAGTTCCGTGCCAACACACTCGCCCTCACCTCTGGCACCAAGGCCATTTCCATAATCGCAGAAGAAATGGTCTGCACTACTGCTGGAAACGTCGAGCCGGGAGCTGATGGCGCCCAGCAGCCCCAGCCCGATTGCAAGCCGCGCACCGTCAAAAAGCTCACGCCCTGGTCGCTGCTGATCGATGGCACCAACACCCAAGCCACGCTCAACGGCACCAACGATCTCGCTTCCCTCGACTACAACATCTTCTCCAGCTCCTACGGCCTCCAGTACGACTTCAATCGCAACTGGAGTGCTGGGGCAGCCTTTGGCTATGGCCGCGCCAACCTCTACAACTACGAATACGCCGACGTTCGCATCGACTCCTCCACCTACTCCGGTGCGGCTTGGGGCATCTACCGCCCATCCGAGAGCTGGAAGTTCACGGCGCTGGCCGGCTACATGAACCTCCAGTACGAGTCCGACCGTAACATCAACCTCGGTGGGCTCAACCGCACCGCCAGTGCCAACTGGAGCGGCAATGGTTTCACTGCAGCTCTGGCAGCCGAATACGACTGGGTGATCTCCTCCGACAAAACCAGCCGCTCGGCTGTGCGCATCAAGCCCAACACCTTCTTCTCCTACGCCCTCCACAACCAAGGAGCATTCTCGGAAACAGGCGCTGACTCCCTTAATCTCGCCCTCAACTCACACACCGCCGACTCCCTCATCTACGGCATCGGTTTCCAGATCGAAACGCCGATCATCACCGGCAAAAGCTCACGCCTGATCCCGCGCCTCTCCCTCGGCTACGAGTATGACTTCAACGGAGATTCCAACGAGGAGCACCAGCTCACCGCTTCCTTCGCCGAAGTGCCGGCTCTTGGCTCCATTGATGTGCTCGGTCAGAACCGTGGTGCCAATGCACTCGATGTTGGCCTCTCACTCGAGTACGAAACCTCTGAAACCCTTTCCCTCTATGCCGGCGTGGGTGGTGCCTTCTGGAGTAACGGCAATGAGCTCAGCTATGGCGGGGGGCTCAAGCTGCGCTGGTGA
- a CDS encoding MlaD family protein, protein MKSEPVSTSPRERYLFLGSGLVLAVALVVGMAREQQWGTRWLPLHLISSNAIGLRPGQEVRISGIPVGTVQTLELQANGQVKVSLRVQERHADLIGPKSVASLGQEGLVGDHFVVISSDPQQSSDTNRPVVRSLPYEQPLAITNLMHRLIDTQTELQATLRNTTRLTERELPATLNTMNKLATTLERETAATTPGLRQALQQLSSTGRSAEQTAQDAQQLLRLSQPLLISTLQDLEAVASSSRRILESLQLLLGWSNEAPKSSD, encoded by the coding sequence ATGAAGTCCGAGCCTGTGAGCACGAGCCCGCGCGAGCGCTACCTGTTCCTGGGATCAGGCCTGGTGCTGGCTGTCGCACTGGTGGTGGGCATGGCGCGCGAGCAACAGTGGGGCACGCGCTGGCTGCCCTTGCACCTGATCAGCAGCAACGCCATCGGGCTACGCCCGGGCCAGGAGGTGCGCATCTCCGGTATTCCGGTGGGAACTGTGCAAACGCTGGAACTCCAAGCCAACGGCCAGGTGAAAGTGAGCTTGCGGGTGCAGGAGCGCCATGCCGATCTGATCGGCCCCAAGAGTGTGGCGAGCCTCGGGCAAGAGGGATTGGTGGGGGATCACTTTGTGGTGATCAGCTCAGATCCACAACAGAGCAGCGATACCAACCGCCCCGTGGTGCGCTCCCTGCCCTACGAGCAGCCATTGGCGATCACCAACCTGATGCACCGGCTGATCGACACCCAAACCGAGCTGCAGGCCACCTTGCGCAACACCACACGGCTCACCGAGCGCGAGCTGCCTGCCACCTTGAACACCATGAACAAGCTGGCCACCACCCTGGAACGGGAAACAGCCGCCACCACCCCAGGCCTGCGCCAGGCGCTTCAGCAGCTGAGCAGCACAGGCCGCAGCGCCGAACAAACCGCCCAGGATGCGCAACAGCTCCTTCGCCTGAGCCAACCGCTTCTGATCAGCACCCTGCAGGATTTGGAAGCGGTGGCCAGCAGCAGCCGCAGGATCCTGGAGAGCCTGCAGCTGCTGCTTGGATGGAGCAACGAAGCGCCTAAAAGCTCAGATTGA